One window from the genome of uncultured Umboniibacter sp. encodes:
- the lipB gene encoding lipoyl(octanoyl) transferase LipB, whose product MSTTLNIRHLGLVEYHQTYEAMQLFTDQRTAETADEIWLLEHPPVFTQGRAGKAEHLLSMTDIPVVQSDRGGQVTYHGPGQLTAYVLIDVKRRGSGVRELVTTIEQAIVNLLADFDITAAAKADAPGVYVQDDKIASLGLRIRKGCSFHGLALNIDMDMTPFLQINPCGYSGLKMIQMSDFCSQLPSVDEVGSQLAEKFIQLLNYQQVEHYQGLPVEV is encoded by the coding sequence GTGAGCACTACGCTTAATATTCGCCATCTAGGATTGGTGGAGTATCACCAGACCTATGAGGCTATGCAGTTGTTCACTGATCAGCGGACTGCAGAAACTGCCGATGAAATTTGGCTACTCGAACACCCACCGGTATTTACTCAGGGTAGGGCAGGCAAAGCAGAACATTTACTATCGATGACTGACATTCCAGTGGTTCAGTCAGATCGAGGTGGTCAGGTTACCTATCACGGGCCTGGGCAACTCACAGCGTATGTCTTAATTGATGTAAAGCGGCGAGGTTCAGGAGTACGTGAGCTCGTCACAACCATTGAGCAAGCCATTGTGAACCTACTGGCTGATTTCGACATTACTGCTGCAGCCAAGGCAGATGCTCCAGGGGTCTATGTGCAGGATGACAAGATCGCCTCGCTGGGCTTAAGGATTCGCAAAGGCTGCAGTTTTCATGGCCTTGCCCTGAATATCGATATGGATATGACACCGTTTTTGCAAATTAATCCCTGTGGCTATAGTGGGTTAAAGATGATTCAGATGAGTGACTTTTGTTCCCAACTTCCGTCGGTAGATGAAGTGGGCTCACAACTGGCTGAAAAGTTCATTCAGCTACTTAATTATCAACAGGTGGAGCATTACCAAGGGCTCCCTGTAGAGGTTTAA
- a CDS encoding DUF493 domain-containing protein encodes MADEKDVKIEFPCEYFIKVMMKAEDATRSDVHEILAKHIVNYNAKDHHTRPSSKGTFESLTVHFWAESEAHIMTMFGELKEHDGVKMVL; translated from the coding sequence ATGGCAGATGAAAAAGACGTAAAAATTGAATTTCCCTGTGAGTACTTTATCAAGGTCATGATGAAGGCTGAGGACGCTACTCGTTCGGATGTTCATGAAATTTTAGCTAAGCACATTGTCAATTATAACGCTAAAGATCACCATACTCGCCCATCGAGTAAGGGAACTTTTGAATCGCTAACGGTTCATTTTTGGGCTGAGAGCGAAGCCCATATCATGACAATGTTTGGTGAACTTAAAGAGCACGACGGCGTGAAGATGGTCCTCTAA